A genomic window from Gossypium hirsutum isolate 1008001.06 chromosome D10, Gossypium_hirsutum_v2.1, whole genome shotgun sequence includes:
- the LOC107935334 gene encoding protein YIPF1 homolog isoform X1, whose translation MDESSFLNLPTSHLLGSVPSVINEEKKSSYAAPEASMQIFPPNNGSGRGYQTLEAPAESFEQQPPNNWKGVFNISSYTQYFNVDTDVVINRLISSFHPTAGDFFNKIEANPDLYGLIWITTTLVFMLSCFGNFATYLMQKHTDGTTTWSFDVGYVNVAASGIYGYAIAVPMAFYFLLQYLGSNASLIRFWCMWGYSLSIFMPTAFLLLIPVEFLRWIIILITGTASSCFVALNLRSYIEGGNDLTIIVIAAFLLQMALSIFIKVWFFP comes from the exons atggatgaatCATCGTTTTTAAATCTTCCAACCAGTCATTTACTCGGCTCAGTTCCC TCTGTtataaatgaagaaaagaaatcCTCATATGCAG cTCCTGAAGCAAGCATGCAAATTTTTCCTCCAAATAATGGTAGTGGCCGAGGTTATCAAACTCTTGAAGCTCCAGCTG AAAGCTTTGAACAACAACCACCAAACAACTGGAAGGGAGTGTTTAATATCTCATCCTACACACAGTATTTTAATGTGGATACAGATGTTGTAATAAACAGACTGATAAGTTCCTTTCATCCTACAGCTGGAGATTTTTTCAACAAGATCGAGGCTAACCCTGATTT GTATGGGCTTATCTGGATCACAACTACATTGGTTTTTATGCTTTCTTGCTTTGGAAACTTTGCCACGTACCTTATGCAAAAGCACACTGATGGGACTACTACTTGGAGCTTTGATGTTGGCTATGTAAATGTAGCAGCTTCTGGAATCTATGGTTATGCAATTGCGGTGCCAATGGCATTTTACTTCTTGCTTCAGTATCTGGGTTCAAATGCTAGCCTTATACGATTTTGGTGCATGTGGGGTTATTCTCTCTCCATTTTCATGCCCACTGCG TTCCTATTGCTTATTCCAGTTGAGTTTCTCCGATGGATAATTATACTAATTACTGGTACAGCTTCATCATGCTTTGTTGCTTTGAATTTAAGATCTTATATCGAAGGAGGGAACGATCTTACGATAATAGTGATTGCTGCATTCTTGTTGCAAATGGCCCTTTCAATCTTCATCAAGGTCTGGTTCTTTCCCTAA
- the LOC107935334 gene encoding protein YIPF1 homolog isoform X2 — protein sequence MQIFPPNNGSGRGYQTLEAPAESFEQQPPNNWKGVFNISSYTQYFNVDTDVVINRLISSFHPTAGDFFNKIEANPDLYGLIWITTTLVFMLSCFGNFATYLMQKHTDGTTTWSFDVGYVNVAASGIYGYAIAVPMAFYFLLQYLGSNASLIRFWCMWGYSLSIFMPTAFLLLIPVEFLRWIIILITGTASSCFVALNLRSYIEGGNDLTIIVIAAFLLQMALSIFIKVWFFP from the exons ATGCAAATTTTTCCTCCAAATAATGGTAGTGGCCGAGGTTATCAAACTCTTGAAGCTCCAGCTG AAAGCTTTGAACAACAACCACCAAACAACTGGAAGGGAGTGTTTAATATCTCATCCTACACACAGTATTTTAATGTGGATACAGATGTTGTAATAAACAGACTGATAAGTTCCTTTCATCCTACAGCTGGAGATTTTTTCAACAAGATCGAGGCTAACCCTGATTT GTATGGGCTTATCTGGATCACAACTACATTGGTTTTTATGCTTTCTTGCTTTGGAAACTTTGCCACGTACCTTATGCAAAAGCACACTGATGGGACTACTACTTGGAGCTTTGATGTTGGCTATGTAAATGTAGCAGCTTCTGGAATCTATGGTTATGCAATTGCGGTGCCAATGGCATTTTACTTCTTGCTTCAGTATCTGGGTTCAAATGCTAGCCTTATACGATTTTGGTGCATGTGGGGTTATTCTCTCTCCATTTTCATGCCCACTGCG TTCCTATTGCTTATTCCAGTTGAGTTTCTCCGATGGATAATTATACTAATTACTGGTACAGCTTCATCATGCTTTGTTGCTTTGAATTTAAGATCTTATATCGAAGGAGGGAACGATCTTACGATAATAGTGATTGCTGCATTCTTGTTGCAAATGGCCCTTTCAATCTTCATCAAGGTCTGGTTCTTTCCCTAA